The Winslowiella toletana region TTGGCCCCTGCACGGCGATCAACGCCAAATCGTCACGTTCTGTCAGCTGCACACCGTATGCGGCGGCGTGCTCGCCAATCCATGCCAGGTCTTTTTCACGCGTTGCCGAGTTCACCACCAGACGGAAGTAGTCCTCGGTCATAAAGTAAACAATCAGATCGTCAATCACGCCACCCGAGGCATTCAGCATCCCGCTGTACAGTGCTTTGCCTGCGGAAGTCAGCTTAGCGACATCGTTCGCCAGCAAATAACGCAAAAATTCGCGAGTCCGCGCACCATGCAGATCGACAATGGTCATATGTGAAACATCAAACATCCCGGCGTCATTGCGGACCGCATGATGCTCATCCATCTGTGAACCGTAGTGCAGCGGCATCATCCAGCCGTGAAAATCTACCATGCGGGCACCGCAAGCCTGATGCTGTTCGAACAAGGGAGTCTGCTGAGTCATATCTGTCCTGTGCATAAACTGTTGTTGTTAGAAATTGCAATAAATACCGGCAAAACGGCGCGACGCAAACGTTACCTTTTCCCTGAAGTTACCACCTAACGCGTGGATTAACCATAAGCTAAACGAGGGTGAATCCGCTGTGCACTATCACAATGCACGGATGATTCTGCAGAGTTTTTCACTAAAAAACTGCGCCATAAGGCACATAATTAACAACAAAACGATATCAAAGCAGACTAATGATAAAGATTCGAACGAACGGGGATAGATAATGACTGAGGAGAAAAGCATTCTGCATTAGAAATAATAATGCGAAATGGGTCGTAGAATTAGAATTTTTCAAATGTGCCCCAACACAGGGCAATCGGACACGTGCAGCGGATCCGGGACGCCGACGCATAAAAAAAGGCGGCGAAAACGCCGCCCGTCAGGGATCGCGTGTTACTTCAGCCAGTCAGGCAAATCGTTCAGCCCCATCGCCTGTTTTAACAGTCGTGGCTTAACGCCTGGCAGAGTATCCGCCAGTTTGAGACCGACATCACGCAGCAGTTTCTTCGCCGGATTCTCACCCGCAAACAGCTCACGGAAGCCCTGCATGCCCGCCAGCATCACAGCAGCACTGTGCTTCCTGCTGCGCTCGTAACGGCGCAGATAAAGATGCTGGCCGATATCTTTGCCCTGCTGATGCAGGCGTTTAATCTCGCCAATCAGTTCCGCAGCGTCCATAAAGCCGAGGTTAACCCCCTGCCCGGCCAGCGGATGCACGGTATGCGCCGCATCGCCAACCAGCGCCAGACGGTGAGCGGCAAAACTCCGGGCATAGCGCCCCATCAACGGGAATGTCTCACGCTGGCTTTCGGCCTGGCACAGCCCCATCTGCATATCGAACGCGACTGAGAGCTGCTGATTAAACAGTTCAACCGGCATCGACTGTAATCGGCTGGCTTCCTGTGGCGGCACTGACCAGACAATTGAGCACAAATGCGGATCGCTGAGCGGTAAAAATGCCAGAATGCCGTCCCCATGAAACACCTGACGCGCTACCGCATCATGTGGCTGTTCAGTGCGAATATTCGCCACCAGCGCATGATGCTGATAATCCCAGAAGGTTAACGGGATATCAGCCTTGTTGCGCAGCCATGAATTCGCGCCATCTGCCGCCACCAGCAGGCGCGCGCTCATCATATTGTCGTCCTGCAGGGTGACAAACGCCTCGTTATCGCCAAAGGCCACCTGCTGCAACTGCGCAGGCGCAATCAGCGTGATATCACTCTGCTGGCTGGCTTTCTGCCACAACGCCTGATGAATCACCTGGTTTTCAATAATATGACCAAGATGCGACAGCCCTTGCTGCTCATCATCAAAGGCGATATGGCCAAAGCTGTCTCGATCCCACACTTGCATACCGTGATAAGGCGCGGCGCGCAGGGCAAGGATCGCTGACCAGACGTCAAGATGCTGCAACAGACGCTCGCTGGCGGCATTGATCGCGGATACCCGCAGACCCGCAGGCGCGTCGGCAGCCATCTCCTGCGGCGGCGATTTTTCCAGCACCGCAACCCGTAATCCGCTGCCCTGCAAGCCGCAAGCCACCGCCAGACCCACCATACCGCCGCCGGCGATTACTACGTCAAATGTTTGCATTAAAATCCTCTTATCAACGCTTTACCCAACCGAGCGTGCGCTCGGCCAGCATATTGCGCATCAGCGGTAAATTGTCCATGGCCATCAGGCCCAGATTGCGTCCAACGACCAACGGCGAAAAACGGTTAGCAAACAGCCGTACCAGGCCATCGGTAATGCCCACGGTGGCTTGTCTGTCCGGCTGACGACGCTGTTGATAGTGTTGCAGCACGGCAAAACTGCCGGGATCCTGCTGCTGGCGATGCGCCCCCGCCAGGGTTTCTGCCAGCGACATCACATCGCGCAGGCCAAGGTTAAATCCCTGACCGGCAATCGGATGCAGAGTTTGTGCCGCGTTCCCGACTACTGCCAGACGATGGCTGCTGACCTGCGAAGCGATTTGCAGCGCCAGCGGATAACTCAGCCGCTGACCAACATGGGTAAATTTTCCCAGCCGCCAGCCAAACGCCTG contains the following coding sequences:
- the ubiI gene encoding FAD-dependent 2-octaprenylphenol hydroxylase, whose translation is MQTFDVVIAGGGMVGLAVACGLQGSGLRVAVLEKSPPQEMAADAPAGLRVSAINAASERLLQHLDVWSAILALRAAPYHGMQVWDRDSFGHIAFDDEQQGLSHLGHIIENQVIHQALWQKASQQSDITLIAPAQLQQVAFGDNEAFVTLQDDNMMSARLLVAADGANSWLRNKADIPLTFWDYQHHALVANIRTEQPHDAVARQVFHGDGILAFLPLSDPHLCSIVWSVPPQEASRLQSMPVELFNQQLSVAFDMQMGLCQAESQRETFPLMGRYARSFAAHRLALVGDAAHTVHPLAGQGVNLGFMDAAELIGEIKRLHQQGKDIGQHLYLRRYERSRKHSAAVMLAGMQGFRELFAGENPAKKLLRDVGLKLADTLPGVKPRLLKQAMGLNDLPDWLK